One genomic window of Mucilaginibacter terrenus includes the following:
- a CDS encoding S9 family peptidase yields MMKNLNWGRVFLLLLMALSMQTAFAQIPSTHWAKDGYQYYKVQNGEVVMLDARDASKKTVVLNRAMLTPAGQEPVAVRNFYLSEDGQKALIYTKAKRVWRFATRGDYWVYDMTAKKLTKLGGQLPASSLMFGKFSPDGAKVGYVSGHNIYVETLADNSIKQLTTDGTEKLINGTFDWAYEEEFFCRDGFRWSPDSKQIAYWQIDASKTRNYLMLNTTDSIYPFVKPVEYPVAGEAPSPFKIGVVSAAGGSTKWMDIPTDPVLQSYVPRMEWAANSSELIIQHLNRAQNQTEIMLCNVSTGAAKTIYEEKDAAWLDILPEWEEHYYYGGWDWFNNGKEFMWASEKDGWRHLYRISHDGKKEKLITKGNYDVMQINAVDEKSGYVYFSASPQNATQKYLYRTKLDGSGVAERLTPMSQPGTHSYDVSPNGKAATHSFSNYYTQEANEVVSLPEHKTFSGAEEVAKAVAGSASAKTRSNIEFFKVKDEEGVEMDGWMQKPDNFDPKKKYPVVLYVYGEPWGQNVKDAFGATYNFLYTGNMAKDGYIYVSIDNRGTPVPKGREWRKSIYKGIGTLNIRDLALGMKQMLKDRAYMDTSRVAVWGWSGGGSSTLNLMFQYPEIFKTGIAVAAVGNQLNYDNIYQERYTGVPVDEAGREAYRKGSPITYAKNLKGNLLYIHGTGDDNVHYNNAEQLINELVKYNRQFELMSYPNRTHGISEGPGTTQHLRTLYTNYLREHCAPGAR; encoded by the coding sequence ATGATGAAAAATCTTAATTGGGGCAGGGTATTCCTTTTATTGTTAATGGCACTAAGCATGCAAACTGCTTTTGCGCAAATTCCGTCTACTCATTGGGCCAAAGATGGCTATCAGTACTACAAAGTGCAAAACGGCGAAGTAGTGATGCTGGACGCGCGTGATGCGTCCAAGAAAACGGTTGTACTGAATCGTGCCATGCTAACACCAGCCGGCCAGGAGCCTGTTGCGGTGCGTAATTTCTACCTTTCTGAAGACGGACAGAAAGCGCTCATCTATACGAAAGCAAAACGTGTTTGGCGCTTTGCAACCCGCGGAGATTATTGGGTTTATGACATGACTGCTAAAAAGCTCACCAAACTTGGTGGGCAGTTGCCTGCATCATCATTAATGTTTGGCAAATTTTCACCTGATGGCGCCAAGGTAGGCTATGTTAGTGGCCACAACATCTACGTAGAAACACTTGCAGATAACAGCATAAAACAACTAACTACTGACGGAACCGAAAAGCTGATAAATGGTACGTTTGACTGGGCGTACGAAGAAGAATTCTTTTGCCGAGATGGTTTCCGCTGGAGCCCGGACAGCAAACAGATAGCTTACTGGCAAATAGACGCCAGCAAGACCAGAAACTATCTGATGCTGAACACTACTGATTCGATTTACCCGTTTGTTAAACCTGTTGAATACCCGGTAGCTGGTGAAGCCCCTTCTCCGTTCAAAATTGGTGTAGTAAGCGCTGCAGGCGGCAGTACTAAATGGATGGATATACCAACCGATCCTGTGCTGCAATCATACGTGCCCCGCATGGAGTGGGCAGCAAACAGTTCGGAACTAATCATCCAACACCTTAACCGCGCGCAGAACCAAACCGAGATAATGCTGTGCAACGTAAGCACAGGCGCTGCAAAAACCATTTACGAGGAAAAAGACGCAGCCTGGCTGGACATTTTGCCTGAATGGGAGGAGCATTATTACTACGGCGGTTGGGATTGGTTTAATAATGGTAAGGAATTTATGTGGGCCAGTGAAAAGGACGGATGGCGCCACTTGTACCGCATCAGCCACGATGGTAAAAAAGAGAAGCTTATCACTAAGGGCAACTATGATGTAATGCAGATCAACGCGGTAGATGAGAAATCGGGCTACGTGTATTTTTCTGCATCACCACAAAATGCTACTCAAAAATATCTTTACCGCACAAAGCTGGATGGTAGCGGAGTTGCAGAGCGCCTTACTCCAATGAGCCAGCCCGGCACACACAGCTACGACGTATCGCCGAATGGTAAAGCGGCAACACATTCCTTCTCCAACTATTACACCCAGGAAGCTAACGAAGTAGTGTCCCTGCCCGAGCACAAAACCTTTAGTGGTGCCGAAGAAGTAGCCAAAGCTGTTGCTGGCTCGGCATCTGCTAAAACACGTTCTAATATTGAATTCTTTAAAGTTAAAGACGAAGAAGGCGTTGAAATGGACGGCTGGATGCAAAAGCCTGATAACTTCGACCCTAAAAAGAAATACCCTGTTGTACTTTACGTTTACGGAGAGCCATGGGGACAAAATGTTAAAGACGCGTTTGGTGCTACTTACAACTTTTTGTACACCGGTAACATGGCGAAAGACGGCTATATATATGTTTCTATAGACAACAGGGGAACCCCGGTACCTAAAGGCCGCGAGTGGCGTAAATCTATATACAAGGGCATAGGCACGCTTAACATCCGCGACCTTGCTTTGGGTATGAAACAAATGCTTAAAGACCGTGCTTATATGGACACTTCCCGCGTAGCCGTTTGGGGATGGAGCGGTGGCGGATCATCAACACTTAACCTGATGTTCCAATATCCGGAGATATTTAAAACGGGCATAGCTGTTGCTGCAGTAGGTAACCAGCTCAATTATGACAACATTTACCAGGAACGCTATACCGGCGTACCTGTTGACGAAGCCGGCCGCGAAGCGTACCGCAAAGGTTCGCCGATAACTTATGCCAAAAACTTGAAAGGCAACCTGCTTTATATACATGGTACCGGCGATGATAACGTACATTACAACAATGCCGAGCAGCTGATAAATGAGCTGGTGAAGTATAACCGCCAGTTTGAATTGATGAGCTATCCTAACCGTACCCACGGCATATCTGAAGGCCCGGGCACTACCCAGCACTTGCGCACATTGTACACCAATTACCTGCGGGAACATTGCGCCCCGGGTGCACGGTAA